The Mangrovibacillus cuniculi sequence AGAGAGTGAGATGACGAACTTCACTATTTACGAACAAAAGTTCAAAGCATTGGCAGACGAGAAAAGGTTACACATTATCAATATTTTAGCAACTAAGGGGAGCCAGTGTGTTTGCGATTTAACGCCTATTCTGGAAATGCCGCAATCGAAATTATCTTATCACTTAAAGATTTTGTTAGATGCAGAATTAATCACCAAAGAACAACGAGGGACTTGGAATTATTATTCATTAAACGAACAGAGCGTTCAATCTTTGTTATCTAG is a genomic window containing:
- a CDS encoding ArsR/SmtB family transcription factor; the encoded protein is MTNFTIYEQKFKALADEKRLHIINILATKGSQCVCDLTPILEMPQSKLSYHLKILLDAELITKEQRGTWNYYSLNEQSVQSLLSSELCCVFLPSK